Proteins encoded together in one Chitinophaga varians window:
- a CDS encoding sensor histidine kinase translates to MFKAKNLSPQKLAGFTALILSAIIALGSLLVDGNWQVMLGAFVLTFLVSYYLYLYTLQNFIYRKIKLIYKFIYQTKASKREEFFQKNILPLKTIEEVSEDVEKWASQKKEELDNLRRNEAFRKEFLLNLSHELKTPIFAVQGYIHTLLDGALEDPTVNKMFLKNATKNIDRLCRLIDDLDEISKLESGEMTINAETFVIQDLVKDVFDTLSLKANTKGIKFNIKKGCEAPIPVVADKEKIRQVLINLVDNSIKYGKPDGHTVASIYNMDGKRVLVEISDDGIGMAEEHLPRVFERFYRTDRARSRDIGGTGLGLAIVKHIVEAHDQSITVRSKPEIGSTFGFTMEAGKESML, encoded by the coding sequence ATGTTTAAAGCTAAAAACCTGTCCCCGCAGAAACTGGCGGGATTTACCGCCCTTATCCTGTCAGCCATCATAGCGCTCGGCAGCCTGCTGGTGGATGGTAACTGGCAAGTAATGCTGGGAGCCTTTGTCCTCACCTTCCTGGTGTCTTACTATCTCTATCTGTATACCCTGCAGAATTTCATCTACCGGAAAATCAAACTGATTTATAAGTTTATCTATCAGACAAAAGCTTCTAAAAGAGAAGAATTCTTTCAGAAAAATATCCTTCCCCTGAAAACCATCGAGGAAGTAAGTGAAGACGTGGAAAAATGGGCCAGCCAGAAAAAAGAAGAACTGGACAACCTGCGCCGCAACGAGGCATTCCGCAAAGAGTTCCTGCTCAATCTCTCCCATGAACTGAAAACACCCATCTTCGCAGTACAAGGTTACATCCACACCCTGCTGGACGGCGCACTGGAAGATCCCACGGTGAATAAAATGTTCCTGAAAAACGCCACAAAAAATATTGACCGGCTATGCCGCCTCATCGATGACCTCGATGAAATCTCCAAGCTGGAAAGCGGCGAAATGACCATCAACGCCGAGACATTTGTGATCCAGGACCTGGTAAAGGACGTATTCGACACGCTCTCCCTGAAAGCCAACACCAAAGGCATCAAATTCAATATCAAAAAAGGTTGTGAAGCGCCCATCCCGGTAGTGGCCGACAAAGAGAAGATCCGCCAGGTGCTGATCAACCTGGTCGACAACTCCATCAAATACGGCAAGCCCGATGGCCATACGGTGGCCAGCATCTACAATATGGACGGCAAACGTGTGCTGGTGGAAATCTCAGACGATGGTATCGGCATGGCGGAAGAACATCTGCCACGCGTGTTTGAACGTTTCTACCGTACTGACCGCGCCCGCAGCCGCGATATCGGTGGCACCGGTCTGGGCCTCGCTATCGTGAAGCACATCGTGGAAGCGCACGACCAGTCCATCACCGTACGCAGCAAACCGGAAATCGGCAGCACTTTCGGCTTCACCATGGAAGCCGGCAAAGAATCTATGTTGTAA
- a CDS encoding helix-turn-helix transcriptional regulator: MKTTTREHWEWKVQLAIAYAHNNSLIDISLKAVADMLSVSKDIFSHKFSSVKGEPYGRYVKRTRLEAGVGYLRHSNFSISDISELCRYTGESFAKAIRGWFNTSPSELRNQDFMPAERHTLEQTRIATASRQDYPEYFNMDNTVDCKLPGCTLYYNILPSGNDPVKGMVASMARYSRQLRDLTTELAMEDARIITGTLDVVPVTTYDRMMMYVGLLLPNTPANMMAHYQLVTRYQEAYRLASRQIDEGHYKKLKVPLSFADAGLPMYKFINTNCRLGHFYMRTNHFFISLPEPAVSEIYIPWQKSI; this comes from the coding sequence ATGAAAACGACTACCCGGGAACACTGGGAATGGAAAGTTCAACTAGCCATCGCCTACGCCCACAACAATTCCCTCATAGACATCAGTTTAAAAGCGGTAGCAGACATGCTGTCCGTATCCAAAGACATTTTTTCGCATAAATTCTCGTCGGTCAAGGGCGAGCCATATGGCAGATATGTGAAACGCACCCGTCTGGAGGCCGGTGTAGGGTATCTTCGCCATAGCAACTTTTCCATCTCCGATATCAGCGAATTGTGCCGGTACACCGGCGAATCGTTTGCGAAAGCTATCCGGGGCTGGTTTAACACCAGCCCGTCAGAGCTGCGCAACCAGGATTTTATGCCGGCGGAACGGCATACCCTGGAACAGACCAGGATCGCAACTGCCTCCCGGCAAGACTATCCGGAATATTTCAATATGGATAACACGGTCGACTGCAAGTTGCCCGGTTGTACCCTTTACTACAATATCCTGCCCAGTGGCAATGACCCTGTAAAAGGCATGGTGGCCTCCATGGCCCGCTATTCCCGGCAGCTCCGCGACCTGACCACCGAACTGGCCATGGAAGACGCCCGCATCATCACCGGTACGCTGGACGTGGTGCCCGTTACCACCTACGACCGTATGATGATGTACGTAGGTCTCCTGTTGCCCAATACGCCTGCCAACATGATGGCCCACTACCAGCTGGTTACCCGGTACCAGGAGGCTTACCGCCTGGCAAGCAGGCAGATTGATGAAGGACATTATAAAAAACTGAAAGTCCCGCTCAGTTTTGCTGATGCAGGACTTCCCATGTATAAATTCATTAACACCAATTGCCGGCTGGGGCATTTTTACATGCGGACCAACCACTTCTTTATTTCACTGCCGGAACCGGCTGTATCGGAGATTTACATCCCCTGGCAAAAGAGCATTTAG
- a CDS encoding response regulator transcription factor, producing MVDQAVAGKILVVDDELDILEIISYNLKTAGYETVTAKDGSEAIQKAKIFRPDLIMLDIMMPNKNGIDTCRELRKIPDFKDTMVLFLTALNDEKSEIDGLNMGADDYIAKPIKPKLLVSRINALFRRLHKAEETTVQLGDLIIDREKFTVTYKGQEIILAKKEFELLQLLASKPGRVFLRNEILNQVWGTEVIVGDRTIDVHIRKIRQKIGIDLITTVKGVGYKFEM from the coding sequence ATGGTAGACCAAGCGGTTGCAGGAAAAATACTGGTTGTAGACGATGAGTTGGACATACTGGAGATTATCAGCTACAATCTCAAGACGGCGGGTTACGAAACCGTAACAGCCAAAGACGGCAGCGAGGCTATTCAGAAAGCGAAAATATTCCGGCCGGACCTCATTATGCTGGACATCATGATGCCCAACAAAAACGGCATCGACACCTGTCGGGAACTCAGAAAAATCCCTGACTTCAAGGACACCATGGTGCTGTTCCTCACAGCCCTGAACGATGAAAAATCTGAAATTGACGGTTTAAATATGGGCGCCGATGATTATATCGCCAAGCCTATCAAACCTAAATTACTGGTAAGCCGTATCAATGCACTGTTCCGCCGCCTGCACAAAGCAGAAGAAACAACCGTGCAACTGGGCGACCTCATTATAGACCGGGAGAAATTCACTGTTACGTATAAAGGCCAGGAGATCATTCTCGCTAAAAAGGAATTTGAACTGTTGCAACTGCTCGCCTCCAAACCAGGCCGTGTATTCCTTCGCAACGAAATCCTGAACCAGGTATGGGGCACGGAAGTAATCGTAGGTGACCGCACCATCGATGTACATATCCGTAAAATCCGGCAGAAAATAGGCATCGACCTGATCACCACTGTGAAAGGAGTAGGCTATAAATTTGAAATGTAA
- the atpH gene encoding ATP synthase F1 subunit delta, producing the protein MQNPRLASRYAKSLIDLVQEKGQLEAVQNDMLFLQQLVKSNRDVVNLLRSPIIKADKKQKIMAAILDGRVSATTLAFVNLLITKARESFLPEIAVEYTRQYNIIKNISVVKITTAVELDSATLDTIRQKVASEIPQQVQLETAVDADLIGGFVLEGNDKLFDASVARDLHDIKKQFSQNIYVSAIR; encoded by the coding sequence ATGCAGAATCCCCGTTTAGCATCAAGGTATGCGAAATCATTGATTGACCTGGTTCAGGAAAAGGGCCAGCTGGAAGCGGTGCAGAACGACATGCTGTTCCTGCAGCAACTGGTGAAGTCTAACCGCGATGTGGTGAATTTGCTGAGAAGCCCGATCATCAAGGCCGATAAAAAACAAAAAATCATGGCCGCCATCCTGGATGGCCGTGTAAGCGCTACCACGCTGGCTTTTGTCAACCTGCTGATCACCAAGGCGCGTGAATCTTTCCTGCCTGAAATTGCAGTGGAATACACCCGCCAGTACAACATCATTAAAAATATCAGTGTAGTGAAGATCACTACAGCGGTAGAGCTGGACAGCGCTACCCTGGACACGATCCGTCAGAAAGTGGCCAGCGAGATACCGCAGCAGGTACAGCTGGAAACTGCCGTGGACGCAGACCTGATCGGTGGTTTTGTGCTCGAAGGCAACGACAAGCTGTTCGATGCTTCCGTAGCACGCGACCTGCATGATATTAAAAAACAATTCAGTCAGAATATTTACGTATCCGCGATACGCTAA
- a CDS encoding MBOAT family O-acyltransferase: protein MIDVNKLLAQLLYNPSDPVLFNSAFFFYFFAVFLLCYLAVSRSQQGRVWVYTIFSLYFFYKACGFYVGLVVLSAIVDFNLSRWIYHTTSQQVKKSLLIFSIILNIGLLFYFKYTDFFIGIINDVTNGHITPLHLLLPIGISFYTFENLSYTIDVYRGEIKPVNRFMDYLFFLSFFPKLMMGPIVRAADFIPQIHQPYRLNGEDIGKGMALIVGGLFKKIVISDFIYQNFVQYIFDDPSKHTGLECLLGVYGYALVIYCDFSGYSDMAIGIARWTGFKIPPNFDSPYQSASITEFWRRWHISLSSWLRDYLYIPLGGNRKGKVRQYINLALTMLIGGFWHGASWNFIFWGGMHGAALAIDKVRIDSQKKRKTEITGLKASLLKVGGILLTFHFVCFCWIFFKAATFHDAWSLIHQIAYDFQPGILMELYTGYTAVFWVMLLGFVLHFMPAKAEMRMAGVLGRMPLVASVAVMVIFIWLLVQVKSTQPMIPIYFQF, encoded by the coding sequence ATGATCGACGTTAATAAGCTGCTTGCGCAGCTGCTGTACAACCCATCAGACCCGGTGCTGTTTAACAGTGCCTTTTTCTTCTATTTTTTTGCTGTCTTCCTGTTGTGCTACCTCGCTGTAAGCCGCAGTCAGCAAGGCAGGGTATGGGTATACACTATCTTCTCCCTTTATTTCTTCTACAAAGCCTGCGGTTTTTATGTAGGCCTGGTGGTACTATCTGCCATCGTGGACTTTAACCTGTCGCGATGGATTTATCATACTACCAGTCAACAGGTCAAAAAGTCGCTGTTGATATTTAGTATCATCCTGAACATCGGACTGCTGTTCTATTTCAAATACACCGACTTCTTTATCGGCATCATCAATGACGTTACCAACGGGCATATCACGCCGTTGCACCTGCTGCTGCCGATCGGTATTTCGTTTTATACCTTTGAGAACCTCAGCTATACGATTGATGTGTACCGGGGAGAAATCAAGCCAGTAAACCGTTTCATGGATTACCTGTTCTTCCTGTCCTTCTTCCCTAAATTGATGATGGGCCCTATCGTGCGCGCAGCTGATTTTATCCCGCAAATCCATCAGCCATACCGGCTGAACGGAGAAGACATCGGTAAGGGCATGGCCCTCATCGTGGGTGGTTTGTTTAAGAAGATTGTGATCTCCGACTTTATCTATCAGAACTTTGTTCAGTATATTTTTGACGATCCCAGCAAACACACCGGGCTGGAATGTCTCCTGGGCGTATATGGGTACGCGTTAGTGATCTACTGCGATTTCTCGGGATATTCGGATATGGCGATTGGTATTGCACGGTGGACCGGCTTCAAGATCCCGCCTAACTTCGATTCTCCTTACCAGAGCGCTTCCATCACAGAATTCTGGCGCCGTTGGCATATTTCCCTGTCCAGCTGGCTGCGCGACTACCTGTATATTCCATTGGGCGGTAACCGCAAAGGCAAGGTGCGTCAGTATATCAACCTGGCATTGACCATGCTGATCGGTGGTTTCTGGCATGGCGCCAGCTGGAACTTCATTTTCTGGGGAGGCATGCATGGCGCGGCGCTGGCCATAGACAAAGTGCGTATTGACAGCCAGAAAAAGCGAAAAACCGAAATAACCGGCCTGAAGGCGAGCCTGCTGAAAGTAGGCGGTATCCTGCTGACCTTCCACTTCGTATGTTTCTGCTGGATATTCTTTAAGGCCGCCACGTTTCATGATGCCTGGTCGCTCATACATCAGATCGCGTATGACTTCCAGCCGGGTATCCTGATGGAGCTGTACACGGGTTATACCGCCGTATTCTGGGTAATGCTGCTGGGTTTTGTACTGCACTTTATGCCTGCGAAGGCGGAAATGAGGATGGCCGGCGTGCTGGGCCGTATGCCGCTGGTAGCTAGTGTAGCCGTGATGGTTATCTTCATCTGGCTGCTGGTGCAGGTAAAAAGCACACAGCCAATGATTCCGATCTATTTCCAGTTTTAA
- the atpB gene encoding F0F1 ATP synthase subunit A: MISFNKFKHRVVALVMVLGLHGFGNFSYAAPAEGSEHATEGHATEQPAHGEEAAEPKKFDAKEVILGHVKDAYDWHFFSIGESHYSVPLPVIIYNPARGLSVFSASHFHHGHEAYEGYRIVNAHYLHEKGLDPAKFIEGRVIAVDANDMPTGETIYDFSMTKNVTSMLIAAILLIVLMLNVAKAYRVRGSKKAPKGFQSLVEPVIIFMRDEVVKPNIPGKKGEKYVPFILTIFFFILINNLLGLLPGSANVTGNIAVTAALAIISFIATMLATNKHFWGHIFNPPVPFGVKVILAPVELIGVFTKPVSLMIRLFANILAGHIIILSIISLVFIFGSLNKAAGYGFLPLTIVFNIVMMMLELLVAFIQAFIFANLTAVFIGQAMEGGHDDHH, translated from the coding sequence GTGATTTCTTTCAATAAGTTCAAACACAGAGTGGTAGCACTTGTGATGGTTTTAGGCCTTCACGGTTTTGGTAATTTTTCCTATGCAGCGCCTGCAGAAGGTTCTGAACATGCAACAGAGGGGCATGCAACAGAACAGCCTGCTCATGGTGAAGAAGCGGCAGAACCCAAAAAATTTGATGCTAAGGAAGTAATTCTCGGTCACGTTAAGGATGCCTATGACTGGCATTTTTTCAGCATTGGCGAGTCACATTACAGTGTGCCGCTGCCGGTTATCATTTATAACCCTGCGCGTGGTCTTTCTGTATTTTCCGCTTCTCATTTCCACCATGGTCATGAGGCTTACGAAGGTTACCGTATTGTAAATGCGCACTATCTGCACGAGAAAGGCCTGGACCCGGCGAAATTCATAGAAGGCAGGGTTATCGCAGTGGATGCGAACGATATGCCTACCGGTGAAACGATCTATGATTTCTCCATGACGAAGAACGTTACTTCCATGCTGATTGCAGCCATTCTGCTGATCGTATTGATGCTGAACGTAGCTAAGGCTTACCGTGTACGTGGTTCCAAAAAAGCGCCTAAAGGTTTCCAGAGCCTGGTAGAGCCGGTGATCATCTTCATGCGTGACGAGGTGGTGAAACCAAACATCCCTGGTAAAAAAGGTGAAAAGTATGTACCGTTCATACTGACCATATTCTTCTTTATCCTGATCAACAACCTGTTGGGCCTGTTGCCTGGTTCTGCCAACGTGACCGGTAATATTGCGGTGACTGCCGCACTGGCCATCATCAGCTTTATAGCCACTATGCTGGCCACCAACAAACATTTCTGGGGTCACATCTTTAACCCTCCGGTGCCTTTTGGCGTAAAGGTTATCCTGGCTCCGGTAGAGCTGATCGGTGTGTTTACCAAGCCTGTTTCCCTGATGATCAGGTTGTTCGCCAACATTCTGGCAGGTCACATTATCATCCTGAGTATTATTTCCCTGGTGTTCATATTTGGTTCTCTGAATAAAGCAGCCGGTTACGGCTTCCTGCCGCTGACCATTGTCTTCAACATTGTAATGATGATGCTGGAGCTGCTGGTAGCATTTATTCAGGCGTTCATTTTTGCCAACCTGACAGCTGTATTTATTGGCCAGGCCATGGAAGGTGGACATGATGACCACCACTAA
- a CDS encoding porin, with protein sequence MRLFRSLLLMAVLLTSFTSVKAQFLMDMIDTTTELGKGMISMYHKYDALRFSGYIQPQFQLAQSKGISSYAGGDFPDAVNNRFSLRRGRIRVDYERYNHEDMPVVQFAFQFDGSERGVFIRDFYGRVFDTKFNLFSLVGGMFARPFGYEVNLSSADRETPERGRMSQILMKTERDLGAMVSFEPRRKDHPLRYLKVDVGLFNGQGLTATSDFDSHKDLIARIAWKPYRFKGNNWILSGGVSVLYGGMQQFTPSIYRMGTVNGQKTFVLDSNVLNVGRIAPRHYYGADVQLKIPNGPKRGYTQFRAEYIRGSQTATAATTETPGVIPVDAQGRKLPLYIRNFDGAYLYFIQNLGSEKHQAVVKYDWYDPNREVSGKEIGAPGSNLTAADIRYNTWGLGYLYYANEHLKFMVYYDWVENESTSLSGYTTDIKDNVLTCRMQYRF encoded by the coding sequence ATGCGACTGTTCAGATCCTTGCTGCTGATGGCAGTACTGTTGACGTCCTTTACGTCCGTAAAGGCACAGTTTCTCATGGATATGATTGATACCACCACAGAACTGGGAAAAGGTATGATCTCCATGTACCATAAGTACGATGCACTGCGCTTTAGCGGATATATCCAGCCTCAGTTCCAGCTGGCACAGTCCAAAGGTATCAGCAGTTACGCCGGAGGCGATTTCCCCGATGCTGTCAACAACCGGTTTTCACTGCGCCGTGGCCGTATCCGGGTGGACTATGAGCGTTACAACCATGAAGATATGCCGGTGGTGCAGTTCGCATTCCAGTTTGACGGGAGCGAACGTGGCGTATTTATCCGCGATTTCTACGGAAGAGTATTTGACACGAAGTTCAACCTCTTTTCATTGGTGGGCGGTATGTTTGCGCGGCCTTTCGGATATGAGGTGAACCTGTCATCGGCCGACCGTGAAACGCCGGAGCGTGGACGGATGTCGCAGATACTGATGAAAACAGAGCGTGACCTTGGCGCGATGGTCTCCTTTGAGCCCCGTCGTAAAGATCATCCCCTGCGGTACCTGAAAGTGGACGTTGGCCTGTTCAACGGGCAGGGACTTACCGCCACTTCAGACTTCGACAGTCATAAAGACCTTATCGCCCGTATTGCCTGGAAGCCTTACCGCTTCAAAGGCAACAATTGGATACTGTCAGGCGGCGTGTCTGTTTTGTATGGCGGCATGCAGCAGTTCACCCCTTCCATTTACCGGATGGGCACTGTAAACGGACAAAAGACATTTGTGCTGGACTCCAATGTGTTGAATGTAGGCCGGATTGCGCCCCGTCACTATTACGGTGCGGACGTGCAACTCAAAATTCCTAACGGGCCTAAGAGAGGATATACCCAATTCCGGGCGGAATATATTCGCGGCTCTCAGACGGCTACGGCCGCCACTACCGAGACTCCGGGCGTTATCCCGGTGGATGCGCAGGGACGTAAACTGCCATTGTACATCCGGAATTTCGACGGCGCCTACCTGTATTTTATCCAGAACCTGGGCAGTGAAAAACACCAGGCGGTTGTAAAATACGATTGGTACGACCCTAACAGGGAAGTGAGCGGGAAAGAGATTGGCGCGCCTGGCTCCAACCTCACGGCAGCGGATATCCGTTATAATACCTGGGGACTCGGATACCTGTATTATGCCAACGAACACCTGAAGTTCATGGTGTATTATGACTGGGTGGAGAATGAAAGTACCAGCCTGTCTGGTTACACTACAGACATTAAAGACAATGTGCTTACCTGCCGGATGCAGTACCGGTTTTAG
- a CDS encoding ABC transporter ATP-binding protein produces the protein MENLAVKKVFDFSLLRRIFTFAAPYKRALYLSMVMTVIFAVISPLRPYLIQVTVDKYIANQLLQMLVTVTIVQIALLAVETVVRFYFSYLTNWLGQSVVKDLRVAVYKKIVHLNLAFFDKTPIGTLTTRTVNDIEAINDVFSEGIISIVSDLLTILAILVVMFIEDWRLTLVSLSPFPILIFATYVFKESVNKSFYRVRNAVSALNAFVQEHLTGMVVVQAFTSEKREQARFKQINKEHRKANIDAIFAYSVFFPVVEIILAISLGLMVWWGSNKVLNYEVTQGVMIAFIMYLNMLFRPLRMLADKFNTLQMGMVASERVFKILDNQDYIPDRGHEKGEQMKGAITFDHVSFAYVDDRYVLKDVTFHANPGDTVAIVGHTGSGKTTIISILNRLYEIQKGSIKIDDIELPAYSLEALRSRIGVVLQDVFLFSGSIYDNITLHNKAITREQVEEASRLIGIHDFIMQLPGGYDYQVMERGSTLSLGQRQLISFVRALLYNPAILILDEATSSVDTESEMMIQQAIDKLIADRTAVIIAHRLSTISKADKIIVLDKGEIKEMGTHEELLKLEGFYYKLHSMQFNANKV, from the coding sequence TTGGAAAATCTGGCCGTAAAGAAAGTATTTGATTTCAGTTTACTACGACGCATCTTCACATTTGCGGCGCCTTACAAACGGGCATTGTACCTGTCTATGGTGATGACGGTGATCTTCGCCGTGATTTCCCCGTTAAGGCCCTATCTGATCCAGGTTACCGTTGATAAATATATCGCTAACCAGTTACTGCAGATGCTGGTGACCGTCACTATTGTTCAAATCGCTTTGCTGGCGGTAGAAACGGTGGTACGGTTTTACTTTTCCTATCTGACCAACTGGCTGGGACAGTCTGTGGTAAAAGACCTGCGGGTGGCGGTATACAAGAAGATCGTCCACCTGAACCTGGCGTTTTTCGATAAAACGCCGATTGGAACGCTGACCACCCGTACCGTAAATGACATTGAAGCGATCAATGATGTGTTTTCAGAAGGGATTATTTCCATCGTCTCTGATCTGCTGACCATCCTGGCGATACTGGTGGTGATGTTCATCGAAGACTGGCGATTGACGCTGGTCAGCCTGTCGCCCTTCCCGATATTGATTTTTGCCACCTATGTTTTTAAGGAAAGCGTGAATAAATCATTCTACCGGGTGCGCAACGCCGTATCGGCGCTCAACGCCTTTGTGCAGGAGCATCTGACTGGTATGGTGGTAGTACAGGCCTTTACTTCGGAAAAGCGGGAGCAGGCCCGGTTCAAACAGATCAACAAGGAGCACCGCAAGGCGAATATAGACGCCATTTTTGCATATTCCGTGTTTTTCCCGGTGGTGGAAATCATCCTGGCCATCTCGCTGGGACTGATGGTATGGTGGGGGTCCAACAAGGTGTTGAACTATGAAGTGACCCAGGGCGTGATGATCGCTTTTATCATGTACCTCAACATGCTGTTCCGTCCGCTGCGTATGCTGGCGGATAAGTTCAATACCCTTCAAATGGGTATGGTGGCCAGTGAGCGGGTGTTCAAGATCCTGGACAACCAGGATTACATTCCGGACAGGGGGCATGAGAAGGGAGAGCAGATGAAAGGCGCTATCACGTTTGACCATGTGTCTTTTGCTTATGTAGATGACCGTTATGTGTTGAAGGATGTTACCTTTCATGCTAATCCGGGCGATACGGTGGCGATCGTGGGGCATACCGGTTCCGGCAAGACCACCATTATCAGCATCCTGAACCGGTTGTACGAAATCCAGAAAGGCAGCATTAAGATCGACGATATTGAGCTGCCGGCTTATTCGCTGGAGGCGCTGCGCAGCAGGATAGGGGTGGTGTTGCAGGACGTGTTCCTCTTTTCCGGCTCTATTTACGATAACATTACCCTGCATAACAAGGCCATTACCCGGGAGCAGGTGGAGGAAGCATCCCGGCTGATCGGGATACATGACTTCATTATGCAGTTGCCCGGCGGGTATGACTACCAGGTGATGGAGCGTGGCAGTACCTTGTCCTTAGGGCAGCGTCAGCTGATCTCCTTTGTGCGGGCGCTGTTGTACAACCCGGCTATTCTGATCCTGGATGAAGCCACCTCTTCCGTAGATACTGAATCCGAGATGATGATCCAGCAGGCTATTGACAAGCTGATAGCAGACCGTACCGCGGTGATCATTGCGCACCGGTTGTCTACCATCAGCAAGGCTGATAAAATTATCGTGTTGGACAAGGGGGAAATTAAGGAGATGGGCACCCATGAGGAGTTGCTGAAACTGGAGGGCTTTTATTACAAGCTGCACAGTATGCAGTTTAACGCAAATAAGGTGTAG
- the atpE gene encoding ATP synthase F0 subunit C — MALLTVLLQAAAASGLAKAGGAVGAGIAAIAAGIGVGNIGKSALESIARQPEAANDIRANMILAAALVEGVALFGVIAGLLAVVL; from the coding sequence ATGGCACTTTTGACTGTTTTATTGCAGGCTGCTGCTGCATCTGGTTTAGCTAAAGCTGGTGGTGCTGTTGGTGCTGGTATCGCTGCTATCGCTGCTGGTATCGGTGTGGGCAACATTGGTAAAAGCGCTCTGGAGTCTATCGCTCGTCAACCAGAAGCTGCTAACGACATCCGTGCGAACATGATCCTGGCTGCTGCGCTGGTTGAGGGTGTTGCCCTCTTCGGTGTAATCGCTGGTCTGCTGGCGGTAGTTCTGTAA
- the atpF gene encoding F0F1 ATP synthase subunit B has translation MDLLLPALGLFAISFVIFIIVFLILKKFAWTPILATLKEREGSIADSIASAERVKEEMAQMKAEHEHVLAEAKAERSKILKEAKEAKDAIISEAKAQAQAEAKKIISEAYTAIENQKMAALTDVKNQVGSLVVEVAEKVLRRELSDKSAQESYVKQLAGEIKLN, from the coding sequence ATGGATCTGTTGCTCCCTGCGTTAGGTTTGTTTGCAATTTCATTCGTCATTTTCATCATCGTATTCCTGATCCTGAAAAAATTTGCCTGGACTCCGATCCTCGCTACTTTGAAAGAAAGGGAAGGCTCTATCGCAGACTCCATTGCTTCTGCTGAAAGAGTAAAAGAAGAAATGGCGCAGATGAAAGCTGAGCATGAGCATGTACTGGCTGAAGCTAAAGCTGAAAGAAGCAAAATTCTGAAAGAAGCAAAAGAGGCGAAAGACGCGATCATCAGTGAAGCGAAAGCGCAGGCACAGGCGGAAGCTAAAAAAATCATCTCTGAAGCTTACACCGCTATCGAAAACCAGAAAATGGCTGCGTTAACGGATGTGAAAAACCAGGTGGGCAGCCTCGTGGTTGAAGTGGCTGAGAAAGTGCTGAGAAGAGAACTGTCTGATAAATCAGCACAGGAATCTTATGTGAAACAACTGGCCGGAGAAATTAAACTGAATTAA